The proteins below are encoded in one region of Streptomyces roseirectus:
- a CDS encoding chaplin, producing the protein MNIAKKAAVALTVAGIAAGASAGAAVADSSAEGAAVKSPGVGSGNVGQIPVHVPVNVVGDSVNVIGLLNPAFGNTGVND; encoded by the coding sequence ATGAACATCGCCAAGAAGGCCGCCGTGGCCCTCACCGTCGCCGGTATCGCCGCTGGTGCTTCCGCTGGTGCCGCTGTCGCCGACTCCTCCGCCGAGGGCGCGGCCGTGAAGTCCCCGGGCGTCGGCTCCGGCAACGTCGGCCAGATCCCGGTCCACGTCCCCGTCAACGTCGTCGGCGACTCCGTCAACGTCATCGGCCTGCTGAACCCCGCCTTCGGCAACACGGGCGTCAAC